CACGAAGACCGGGTTACTCTCGACTTGGTGCGGTAGTCCCCCCTATGCCGCCCCGGAGTTATTCGAGGGCAAGCAATACGTGGGACCCAAAGCCGACATTTGGTCATTGGGGGTGGTCTTGTACGTGCTAGTCAGTGGTTCATTGCCCTTTGACGGGGCCACTCTTCAAGACTTGCGTGCCCGTGTAGTGAAGTGTCAGTATCGAATCCCGTTCTTCCTGTCCTCTCAATGCGAGCATTTACTTAAAGGTCTTTTAGTGCTAGATCCGGAACGCCGCTTCAGTCTGCACCAGATCGCTTCACAtccttggtccaaaatggGGTGCAGCAAGCATCCGCCAACGGTTGAGATTTTGTCACCGCTTCTGGCCCCTCTACCAGGTTCTGTGCAGCGAGATGCTGAGGGCCGTATTGTAGACGAGGTCCCGCCCATCAACGAGGCGATAGTGAACTACATAGTAGGCCGAGCCAAAGTCAGTAGAGAAGCTGTGATATCGTGTGTCAGTCAGAAAAAGTGCGATGACATCAGCGCCATTTATCACATGATCAACGCTAGTCTTATAGAGACcgagaggaagcaactccaaCTCACCCCTCTAGGCTCTGCCAATATCCCGTCTGTGGTACTTTCGGGTCCCGGACCTCCCCCATTGTCACCCACGTCCATGCTTCCCTTTTTCAATAATGGAGCCTCTTCAGGGGGAAATAGCAGCGGCTCAAACTCTCCCAAGGGCCCTACGGAAGTTTTTAATGAAGAATCATCCATGACATTGCTTTCCCTCGACACTCATGATACTGAACGGCTTTTAAATATCAGGCGGCATACTTTAGGTCCGGAACAAACTCCAAATTGCTCTGATGCCCCTCCCATTCCATTCCGTTATCATGCAGCAGACTTTAGAGACATTCTTCCACAAACCAACTTGACATTAACGCCGCTTGTGAGTCGAATGCCCCCAGAGAACTTCAGCGTGAAAGATCCACATCTGCTGAAGCCTCCCCCTGCTCTGGGGATGGCATCTCAGCACGGACGAAGAGCTTCTGATGGGGGAGGGTATTTCGGCCAGTTCCAATCAGCTGAGGCACCTGCTTCCATTGGTGGATCGCCCCACTCCTCCGGTGAGGATAGTTTTGCTTCACCAACTCCTTCCAGTCACTCTAATCCTGGAGAAAGCACCTCTGACGGACCAGGAGCTGAAGTCATCCTTTGCCCTGAGTCTCATAATCCATACTTTGTGGAACAATACTTGGGAAAAGGGAAGAGAATTCCAGCCACCTCAGTCTTACCAGATTCTCCGCGGAAGCGTCGCACTGGGCTTCACACCGTGCTTGAGAAACCGCCTGAAATTAATGCGGATCTCGTACAAGAAGTTGAAACTCGAATGCAGAACCATAGCCCATTGGGACATCAATCCCCGATATTGCTTCCCGTAACACCTTCTTCGTTTTCTGGAGCGACTGGGACAGTTTCACTTTCCCCACTTACTTCGCCCAGCAAACCCATGGGAATGAACGTGGCAACATCAGGTCTTCGCCAAAGACGAACAGGTCTTTCAACTGTGATGGAAATAGGCAAATCCGGCTCTTCATCGACGGGTGTGGGCTCTTCTAGTGGCTTTAAAGAATCCCATTCATCACATTTAGCCACGGAAAGATACAGTCCTGTGAGACGACTCAGTGAAGGTTCTCCGGCTTTTCTTCAGCATCGAGGTCCGCTTACTCAACAAAATAGCTGCCCGACAAGTTCCGATCCCTCTCCTTCAGATGTGAGAGCTTTGCAGGAGGAATGCCGGAGACTGCATCTCGAGACAGCTACTTCTACGTCGGCTTGGCCTGGAACCTCGACAGGAGACAACAGCAGCACCAGTTCAGGTCATATGTCTCCCAATTTTCTCCTGAGAGCACCCTCTCCCGGCGAAAATTCGTTTCCATCACCTCGAAGATGTTCCGATAGTTCAGTTAACTCTGGGGATACCCATGTCGTTCATCGTCTGAGACCGTCTGTCAGTCGAGATTCGGCCAAAAGTGAGCCCATGCAACAACTCATTGATGACATGTACAACAATGATCCCGGCATGATCATGACTTCAGGCTCAAGGTCTGTGGAGCCCCCCGTTAGCCATGCAATAACATCGCGTCGATTTTCATATCCTAATTCGCCTGTGCACCATGTTCAGCAAATGAATCAAGCTAATAATTCTAGTCCGAATAAGAAGACTCCCTCTCCTTCTGGCCCCAGCCCATCGGAATGTGAAGGCAACGGAATAACACcaccctcactcactcagcaTTTTGCCCAAAGCCTCAATATGACTGATCCATCGAATCCTGCCACGCCTGACCAGGGTTCTACGTCTTCCGGAAACCGATGGAAAGGTTCCATCACTCAAGGTGTTCCTAGTCGAACGTTTGTCGCACCCTCTGGTCGGAATAGTGTCCAAGGCTTGACGAGGGGTCACTCGTTGAAGAGCCCATCCAAGCAATCAACAAAGCCTTTACTCACGGGCAATGATTTGATGGCTGGTAATAGTCTTTCTAACATTTTGGCTCATTCTCAGAGCTACGATGAGGCCTTTGCTAATCACTCGAGCAATCTGccaaattttggcaaattccCTCTGACTTCATGCCAAGATCACTTCATATCCCTACCGCCAACAGACGTGGGACCTAATCCCGAGATTTGCGTCACTAATGTCATGGGTGATGAGATGAAAGTGGTCTTCAATAATGGACAGCCATTGGATCCCCAACAACAAGCCAACCTGTTTCTACAACATCAACAAATGCAACACCATTATCAGAGGCATGTCTTTCCACAAGCTGCGGCGGGAGTTTATTCGGCCGAGCCCATGGACGAAACGAGCTGACCCAACTATTCACTGCTTTTCAACTTACGTAGGGTTTGAAAGAGTCAGAGCCCCACAACTTATGGCATATCTTGTCCTTGCTACGTCATTGATAAGCCGTAAAGCTTGAAGAAGAACTTTCATGTGATGGGTGGAGAGAGGTAGACGGCAAATGGAACAGAACTGTAACTCGTGACGATCTCTCCATCAGCGAAGCAATGCACAAAGAAACGAACACTAATTTAGGCTCATTTATGGCCTCATGATTGTTAAGGGGGGTGATTCCTTCTATTTTTATGTATTCCCCGATAAGGTTTTTTACCTCGTTCTAGCTCTCCTACGGTGAACGTTGGTGAAGTTTGTTTGACCTGTACAGATTATTGCTCTTGTGAACCATTGATAGACTCGCCAACAAATTGGTATTATGCGATGTTGAGCTGGGATTTCGGAGTACGAATTacgtttgtcaaaaatattgcaaattgTTACCACCAAGAGTAACTCAAAacagaacaagaagaagacctTACGAGATTGATTTGGACGAATAAAGTTCCCCACtactttcctctctccttctcctttgcATTTCGCATAAGCGACCAAagcaacaacaatagcaattTGGCCCTGAATATTACGTGTCTTAATGATTAGTTCATGGTCTCTccatttgtgaaaaaatggTCTCATGGAAATGATGTCAGTCAGGCCTGAATGATTGCAATTTCCTCCCTCAGTAAGAACACAATACATGAATACATAAAAGGTTAACGATGCTCTTGTTTCTATGCGAGACAAGTCCAGCGAACAGATGTACTTGTGCTTGGTTTTTCATCCATTGTCCTTCTTTTACATTCTAGATCTACAGCATGACCGATAAAGAGTCGAGAGACATTCTCAAAGCTCTTACTCGAAGtcccaaaaaggtcaaaaacagAACTATGAGCTCtgaaaaccaagaaaatctCGTCCTGGAACGAAGCGACCAAGAAAATCGAATGTCCTCCGCCTCTGCCATGGGGGAATATCAGAATACTCAAAGCCACCCAGTGTACAGTGCTATCAGCTTTATCAACGGGCAAATTAATCGCATGGATCTCAACGACCTCAAGCAAAAGTGTAAACAGAATAACCTCGATTGTCACGGGAAACGTGAAGCCGTGAAACGTCGACTCAAGGAGTATTACAAGGCACAGAAGCTCATCGAAGCTGGCCTACTCGAGCCCAGTGTGAATCGTAACGTAGACTACTTTGTGGTTATCGATTTCGAAGCTACTTGTGAGGAACGAAATCCACCCGGTTACCAACACGAAATTATCGAGTTCCCCGCAGTCCTTGTTTCATCGGCAGATCCTCCTCATATCGTAGATATCTTCCATGCATACTGTAAGCCCACTATCAATCCGAAACTCTCCGAATTTTGCCGGACATTGACTGGGATTGAGCAATCTCTTGTGGATGGATCCCAGACTTTCAGTGAAGTGCACCAGCAGTTCCAAGTCTGGCTTCACGAGAAGCATCAGTGTGGGACCAAATATTCCTATTCAATCGTTACTGATGGTCCCTTCGACATGGGGCGTTTCCTGTTCCTACAAACACAGCATTTAAGAGCGGAGTATCCAGACTACGGCCTGTATTGGGTTAACCTGCGCAAatgttttgccaatttctaCAAGGGTAAGAACCAAAAAGCGGTGAACAAAGCAGAAATCACTCTGAAATTTGACCCTCAAAGTCTTCGGTCTGAAACAAAAGTAGAATCGTTTCCTAAATTAGCCTTCTTCTCATTGTTGGATAGAGAAGCAATCTAAATTTAGAACAATTGCTATACGCTTTGCTCTTCATTCTTTTGCCTTGGCGACGAAATTAgttgaatgtgtgtgtgtgtgtgtacaaatgaaatattaatgAGTTTGACGTAAAGGACTGGAAATGGCCAACAAGTAAGGCTGGCAACTAAGAATTAGAACATATTTTCTTTAGCTCTTTGTTCCATGGAGCTAGTGTAGGCGGGCGGTTTAAGGGGCAACCCGAACAAGGCAGGAAAACCCATGATAACGGGAGCATTAACGCCCATATAACTCAGTAGGGGTCAAATAGATCAACTTACGTATCTATCAGCATGCTCATTGTGTCAATCCAGTTTCGGTCAAAAGTGGCGTTTTGCTTACAGCACGGTAAAACATAATCCTACGTTTTGAGTCTTACAATAAGCAATTGGGCTCTCGATCGTAGGATGGACTTTGGCCTCGAAtcgaaaaaagaaagcaatgtGTGCATGCTTATCCATATCCCTTAATTGCCCTCCCAACAATCTGTAGACGACATTACAAATCAATAAAGCAAAAATTGGTTTCTGGCGACCATCATTCCCAATAGTACTAAATAATATCAGCTTTGTTTTTTCTGTTTAAAAACGGATGTTACTATTTACCTTTATTAAGGGGGGCAGGGGGGCATTAGCATCTGTAAAAACACACACCAAAGCGTGATGAttatttttaattgaaatgaTACATATTACATGTTGAGACTTTGGAAGCAAGAGACAATTGTTTCTCTCGGGGCTCATAGGTGGTTATCTGATGCCATGCCTACTTACGAGTACTGTTGAGATTCAAACCAGTGAGCCCTAGACAGTATAGAATCGTGTAATATCTGAATGATGAAGTAAGATATCGCACCCTTTTCAGTCACTTAGCTAGGTAGGATACTTAACAGACGCTTTTGAGGCCTTTGCAAGCCTTGGACTCTGTAGGTTTCAAACTACGCATGACTGCCGTCATTGAAATTTGTTAGTGTTGAGAGAGGACGTGATCTATATACTGTACAGTCATAAGAATCTCATCTGTTAGAATGAtcccggttcgattcttctCCTTGACACTTTAAAGAAACCTTTAAAAGTTCAAATGTGCAACTCTCAGAGTTGTATTTGgttgatgtgatggctgggCGAGACTTAACTTTTCGGACAAATTAAGCACAGGTTAAACAATCCGTTTTAAAGAGCTGGAAATAATTAGTATACTCAAATGAGATCTGAAATTGCCTCacaactttcaaaaagtgttgtAACATGGAAAAAGCAAATCAGAGCCATTTTTTAGAGAATTTTTATTGCTCTGTTACGTTGAaccatttgtttcaaattggaaGACTTCAAACGTTTCTCGTTGTCATTATGCATTCATGAAGTTAATTCTTTTACGCAAATAAGATTTATTCAGCCTTTATCCAAAAACCTGAAAGGCAAGATCAACTAAATTCGAGCGGTGATAACTAGGAATGAAATGCACATCAACATTATTCTTCTGTTGACCTtcttcaaaatccaaaatattaaTTTGTACACTCTTGTACGCGTACTGACCCACTTCTACACCAAGAAGGGAAAATGGTGGAGTAAAAACAACTTATTAACGGGAAATGAACTTCTCACCCTTCAGTTCTGTAAAGGtcgaaaatgtgttttggttCACTTTGCATATTGCGAGCATCTCTTCAAGAGCAGCTAGAAAATAATGTCAGAATTTTCGTGTAGACACTACTTCAGAAAACTTGATCAAATGAAGACTAACcaagaaagaaatgagagTAATACCATAACATTAGGCAGTCTCCCAGAATAGCATTCCCTTTTTTACGTTGTTTCAGGAGACTTCTATTCGAGTACTTCTTCTCACCAAAAGCTCCCTGGTCTGCAAGATATGCTCTATTCGTTGGAAATGGAGTTCCAGGGTCAGCCGCACTCCGGTTTGGATGATGCCCGGAATATTGCGAGAGTTCTCATTCGCTTAATATCTGATCGCGCCTTTGTCCGAACCAACGAGAAGATAGTGCTCACTGGCAACAGAAACGCCCACCCCACGCCCCATAACTATCACGCCCGACTCCAGAGCGTGACTGCAGTAACAAGGAAAGAAGCCGAAGCCATATACAAGAGCCAGAAGCAAGCCAAGAACTCCTTCAAAGAGCAGGATGCTCTTCAAGCGGATGCCTAAACAGAACCaaccaaaatatcattttatcatttggTCATGATCTTAAATGTGTTCCACAAGAAAACCGGCCATAAATAACATCAAAATTTCGGGGAGAAAAAAGAGCTTCTTCCCGCTGACAAGGACGTGAAACGTGATCGGGAGGCACGTCTTCTGTTTCGCTAGCTGAAATACTTGCTTTTGATCATAGAGAGGCATCGATATCGTTATCAGAAAGAAACGCAACAATTGTTCGTCACTTGGACACTCGATCTGGCTCGAATTGGAGTAAATCCTCgtttttcttggtcttccCGTCAAAACCCAAGTGTTATCAACTATTCCTGTCTGCTCTCCTACCAATCCTCGATGCTTCTTCCCCTCGATATGCGATTGCGATTTCCGAGATACTGATATTTACAACAAGGAATGATTCACtcagagaaaaagaaatacaCACATCTGTCTCTTCTACGAGATACCTGTTCTTctgatttcgtttttttttttattgttctcTTTTATCTTCTTTGGTTTCTATGGCAATTAGGGTGCACTGCGATGATTGAGTTTCTTCGCGCTGCTCCCACTTTTACAATCTCGTCTCATTACCGAGGTCATCTGACAATAAGATTCGATCCTTCAAGAAGCCTGATACTTGACTAATACTCGCACTACGATGAAGGAGCGTCCCATGTTGTGACTTTCGGAATGAATCCTCCTCGTTGGCCAATCCCTGGTCATTCAACTTCGGGAGAGTGAATGAATGCCCACTGGTCACGGAGTCATCCGGATGTGCGACATAAATCGGCTCTTCCTTCAGCCTTTGCATTTGTACACTGGTTTGTACGGGGAACCTCCGGACGCGAGGCTCGTCCGTACTGGAATGAGTCTCATCTGAGTCAATGTGAGGCAATGTCTCGTACGGGTTCTCCTCCCCGAAATCGTCCTCTTCGGCCTCGAGAGGTTGAGGTAGAGGCCGACGCTGGTTCGCGTCGTATCCCATTCCGCCCAGAGTGGTCGACCTCGAACTGTTTGTCAAGAGAGTTCGACTACTGTAGGGTAAAGAGGCGATGCTTCCGTCTCTGTAGCCTCCAAAGTTGAAAGGTTGCTTTTGGAGTGTGCTGGGTTGGCTTTGGGAACCAAAGGATTTGTCCAATACCCCTCGACTCACGATCATTCCATCCACCTGAATAAAAGCAAATTAAGTTTTTCATGTCAATCAAACAGTACTATTTCAGAATTCTAATAGAATTCAAGAGGTTTTGGCTCGTTCAGTACAAATATCTAAGTAAAAAGATGAAGTACCCAACAAAGTCCAGAAATATTGACCTTTTCTTGCGTTATTAATAGCTTCAGGAAAATTAATGTCAGAACGAACTGTTTCCctcattgtttgtttttcattgctcAGTAAGTGACAGTATTCTATTTACCTAGTGTGTGAGAGTAATAGAAATGCTTGATGTGGATCAATATATATTTCTGGTTATCAGCCTATCAAttgagaagaaggaaaaaataacgGGTAGGATGCTCTCTCAATTGACTTTGAGAAACCTCTATCGATGTAGTAGCTATACATATAACGCTCACAGCTAGAAATAGAAAATTGACTCCAATCACGAATTAACAACATGATCCAAAATCAATTGTCATGAGTACAAAAAGATGCAACTTATGCAAGTGTCCTTCGAGCGTTTCAGGATAATGCGTAGAGCTTGAACCTCTAATTTTAGACAATCTCCCCTCGCCAGGAAGGAGCTTTCTCTCAAAAATGGAAAGGGCAGTCGGACTCGAACTCGACAGAAACTGAGCCATTTTAAGTACATTTGCATTGAAACACATACCTCCACCCACTCGGGGCTTTTCCCATAACCCGCCTCATCTTGTAGACTCTCTTCGGATCCTCGAGGATTTCGCAATAACGAGTGCTTCTTCTTGGTCCTAGTTCTCTGTGACTGATTGGCGTTGTCCTCGCCCAAAACACTGGCCTGTCTCACGGTATCAGGAAGACCTTTGAATCGCGTCTCTGGCAAGAAGACCGTGAGGAAGCCAGCCATGATGGAGAGGACGCCAAATACCAGGAACGTTATGAACTGGGGCGAATCCCCGTAAACAAATTTACCCTGAAAATTGGATTGACGTCAAGTGAATTCAACCGAATTGAACGGTTCCTCTGTTCTCATGTTTTTCGAGTTCTCTTTTGAAGGCTTCTGAACCAACAACAGTGACTCCAACTCACCAACAAAAGGATCTGAGGAGCCAGAAGTGACCCCACCCGCCCAAAAAACGCACAAGACCCCACGCCCACGGTTCGAATCACGGTTGGAAAAATCTCACtggagaagatgaagatgcTGCAGAAGCAGCTCACCACTGCCGCTTTGCCgatcaaggccaaggccgTGACAAGTTTGGGTACATTGATAAACGAGTCTGAAATACAAGAGGCTAAGGTTTTCCTACCATGAGGAGAGAGCTATGTCGAGCTTTACTCACCTGGAACGTATTGCCTCACGGCCACCGTGCCGATACAAAGCCCCCCGCTCAAAAATAGATAGATCATTAATGGATACTTCCGACCGAACCCGTTCAAAACGACGAAGGCCAGCAAATAAGCTCCGAGTTCGATGCCTCCTCCGATCATGAAATTCAGATATCGATCCCCGCTCAAATTCGGGATGGAGTAAGAGATCCCGTAGTAGGATAGAGACACTGAGAACCAAATGAAGAATAAGACCAACGAGTGCTTGCGAATCTTTTTGTTCCCGAGGACGTCCCGAATTCCTGGAGCCCGATCCGGGGTTTGCATCCGGAGTCTCCTATCCACTTCCGCGATCTCTTCACGCAACCACGTTCGATCAAAGCGTAAAGAGTTGTAAGAGGCAATTCGAATCACGACATCTTCGGCTCTTTTCAACTTCCCGCGAGACAGGAGCCATCTCACTGATTCGGGTATGATCCTAAAATCCAAGACATTTCAGTTAAATTGCTTTAAGAGGAAGAAATGCATCTTGTTTGTTTTTCCATCCAGAACTTATTTCCATCAAGTTCGTTGAAAGTAATCAACATTATCCAACACAAGTTTTAAACAACTTTAAATAGAAATAGTAActacttttaaacatatttATGAAAAATTGTCCTAACTCGAGATGTGTTAACCAATTCCAAACAAATCGAAGCAAGTTCTTAAGATAAAGTAAGTCTGTCAACTCTCTTCTCTCCTTCGTAGATCAAACCATTCCTCTACACTCTTCAAAAGATAAAGAAGCATTTGTTGGCTCTTATTTCTTTGTACAAATTTCTGgagtattttatttttttcaattcagcAATCGAGGGTAGACACGACTTTTCAGCTCTAATGTGCTTGTATCTTGGCTAAAATGTACAGCAAAATTACGTTCAATGTATCGGTTGGACAAAAAGGCATCTCTCGCTACTAAAGTTTAGCAATCGTTATCAGATGAAggattgaaagaaaagagagagagagagcaaacTTGGAACCGCAAGATTATTTCTGTTGCTCATTGCAAATAAGGTGCAGTACAATTTCTAATTTTAGGATAAACCCTGGAAATTGGACCCAAAACGAAAGTATATTTCATTCAGCACAATATGAAACTCGAACCGGATGCCGACTAAGATGAAGCTTACTACTAACTATGCAAATGAGCTTATTCTACGACATATCAATGTTCACACGTATTAGCTTGGCTCTATTCATTCGTACCTTCATGTGGCATGTACGAATACAATGCTTACATACTCGTACTTGACAGACAAAGTACTACAATCCAGAATGCCTTGGGGTTGGGCCCTTTGAAATGTGCTTAAGCCGGTCCTTAACATTTCAATCCTCCTCTCCGTCAAGAATTGTAAGTACTAAAGGTTCGCTACGCTTTTGTGTCCTCACCAGATGTAGAATATGGTGGCCAAAGTGGGTATGTTAATAGCCAGTTGAATGTATCTCCAATGTTGGACGTATTTGGCAATGACAGCCAAAAGCACGATCCCCACCGCCCAGAATGCCTCGACCGCACATCCGGCCATGGTTCGATATTCGGGCGAGAACAACTCCATGACCATTGAGTATGTGACGCATTGTAATCCCTGgaagatgaaagaaaattaTGAGCATTGACAGCGGGACCTTCTTGGGGTGCTCCTGGGCAATTGGGCTGAAAAATCACTCGAGGAAACGAGGGATCGCCACTTTGTCCATAACTGAGAGGAGGTTGTTGGCCGGCCGTAAAAGGTCAATGATAATCGGTTTTGCGTCAGAAAATGGGTAAATGGAGTGGGGGTAAAGTTTGTGCATACCGACCGGTCCATTCCAGATGGAAGCGTGTGAAGAGGTCAAGAGCAATTGGTCTACCACATATGGGTGATGTGTGTTTTTTTATACAAGTATTTACTTTTGTGCGGCAATCTTTTGACTTGTACGAGTTCCGACTTTTCCCATAAAAAGGAAGAGGATTGGTGTTTTGGTGCGAGAAGCTTTAAAAACATGCCTTTTATGATTCGACCTGCGGATATTGATGGTCGCGTTGATGCTGATCATGATGACAGATTCATGGTCAGATCAAAAAGATGAATGGGAATCTTCCATCTCATCTTCCAATTTGGCACCAAGGGAGAAAAGAATCGAGACGCCACGACAACGAAGAAATAGAAGGCTTCTTCGTTCTTATGAAGTGTCAAATGAGAGGGAGACACTTGGCATGGACAGACACTGCTGTTCCTCCAAGTCAATCTGCTTCAAAAAGTCTCAATCCATCTCTTGGAGCAACTTGaaccaaaggtcatgtcaatATTTGCCACAGTGTCTATATTTGAGAACAAGAagctttttgtttcaaacgaAATTCAAAGAGAGACCTTGAAATCTCGAATGGCCAGCAAAGAAGGAAGATGAATCGTCCTTAATCAAGTGCACAAAATTGCACTCCATAAGTCATAGGAATTCTTCCGAGCCAAAGAAGCTTATACTTGGTATACTTGGACGTGTACACCTTCCATAGAAACCATTTCTCTAACGAACTCGCTCgcaaatgatggaaaaagttaGACTACTTCGTTCTACCTACATTTCTAGCACTGATAATGCCAAGTTCCATAGCAAAAGAGGACGATAAGACCTTTTATTTGACATCATTCCCATTCGAATCGGAAGGGAATTCCATTCTTCCCCACCCGAAGGGTTTATCTTCCTCATCAGGCTACGAATTCAAGCCATCCACACGATGACACCAGTACCAATGACTTCAGTGTAAAGGCGGAAAACTACGCATGGCTAAGGATTCTGAATAGAAGTTCTGGGACTGTTATACTACAGCTCTGACACGTTCCTTTGGGAAAAGGTCAAGTGGTTATTGATTTGTGGCCGTCCGAGAAACATTATGATatggttccttttttcaattggttctGGGGTATCGGAGGCATGATCATTACGATTGGCTTTGTGTTTGATCTGGAAGCGAGACTATCGTGTCCTTGGAGGGAAATCAAAAGGAAGtgagtgtacgtacgtatgtactcaTAGAAGAATGACCCTGTAGTCAATGAAGTGTGTGCGTAGAGTGTTCTTCAATTGTTGGTATCTCAAAGGATACATTTCAGAGGATGATTCGCTATCCAAAGATCAACACTCGcacatcatcctcatcctcatcttccTTATCCTCATCACTTTGATCATCATGCCTGATCCAGATTTGGCAGGGTTTCGAAATCTCGTCCATCACGTTCCTGGCATATTACGTCCCTCTATTATTGGACAGTGCGAAATCTTGAAAAGCTTGCCGAAGCGGATGTGCCAAAATGAGGTTCTTCCTAAAGAACTTGCAGTCACTTGAACTTGTTACATaccaatttaaaaagaaaacgcCAATTCTCGAATCAAAATTGGTCACCCTACATGTCCAGATATCTCTAAGAAATCCCTCATTGCAGAGCGATTTGATTGTGGAGCAGCTTAATGGTTTTGAGGTTATAGTTTGTTTACCATTCTCATCTGAGGAATAATTACATCCCACTTTCAAGCATAGAGCACACAAGTAGGAAACTCAGCACCCCGTTATCGTATTTGGTAGATCGGCAAGGAGAGAGGATTTCCATTACTCTCAACCTGTGCAGTTAAATGTTAAGTAATCAATAATGGTAGAAATCTGATATGAGCAAGGGTAAATCGTTACCACCATCCAGCAAAAACCAACTGCTAGGAGATCCTATCAGATAAACCGAGGCAACAGGGCTGAAAGGCCAAAGCCACAATTGgtggtcattcattcattcaggAAAGGAACTTGCAACAACTGGAATCATGACAGGCCATCCAAATTACTAAAATGAATTCGTGCAAACGTTGAAAACCGCATTAATAGTAACCGTGACATCAAGAGCTTTGAGATGAAGCTGGGCCTGGTTGGGAAAATAAACAGGAGGACTTTTTGTATAGGAATGCCCTTTGTAGCTTGTGCGACTTGTCCTTCTACGCAAAAGCATATAGAATAGATAGAAATGCTCGCTAACTTGACAAAGAATCCAATTCGAATAAAGCTTTATCAAAAATGTCTTTAAACATGAAAGATATATAGCCTTATCAAGTCAAGTTCACAATCGTCGAGGCTCTTGGTATTGAAAAGGTCCCGTAGaagatgaaataaaaaaaagaacgagttatctttagaaagaaaaaaaggtcgaCACATGTGCATGACTAAACATGTGCAatccaatgtgttttcaatgccaattcaa
This DNA window, taken from Tigriopus californicus strain San Diego chromosome 9, Tcal_SD_v2.1, whole genome shotgun sequence, encodes the following:
- the LOC131886313 gene encoding serine/threonine-protein kinase MARK2-like codes for the protein MMKRASARGVRRGKAEQLVRVGLYDLERVLGKGNFAIVRLGIHRLTQCQVAIKIVEKNDLDQDNLNKIYREIEIMRTLHHPNIIQLYQVMETDSMMYIVTEFAANGEIFDHLVSNGKMDETRACFVFSQILAAIHYCHTHGVVHRDLKAENLLLDSENNIKLADFGFSNFFTKTGLLSTWCGSPPYAAPELFEGKQYVGPKADIWSLGVVLYVLVSGSLPFDGATLQDLRARVVKCQYRIPFFLSSQCEHLLKGLLVLDPERRFSLHQIASHPWSKMGCSKHPPTVEILSPLLAPLPGSVQRDAEGRIVDEVPPINEAIVNYIVGRAKVSREAVISCVSQKKCDDISAIYHMINASLIETERKQLQLTPLGSANIPSVVLSGPGPPPLSPTSMLPFFNNGASSGGNSSGSNSPKGPTEVFNEESSMTLLSLDTHDTERLLNIRRHTLGPEQTPNCSDAPPIPFRYHAADFRDILPQTNLTLTPLVSRMPPENFSVKDPHLLKPPPALGMASQHGRRASDGGGYFGQFQSAEAPASIGGSPHSSGEDSFASPTPSSHSNPGESTSDGPGAEVILCPESHNPYFVEQYLGKGKRIPATSVLPDSPRKRRTGLHTVLEKPPEINADLVQEVETRMQNHSPLGHQSPILLPVTPSSFSGATGTVSLSPLTSPSKPMGMNVATSGLRQRRTGLSTVMEIGKSGSSSTGVGSSSGFKESHSSHLATERYSPVRRLSEGSPAFLQHRGPLTQQNSCPTSSDPSPSDVRALQEECRRLHLETATSTSAWPGTSTGDNSSTSSGHMSPNFLLRAPSPGENSFPSPRRCSDSSVNSGDTHVVHRLRPSVSRDSAKSEPMQQLIDDMYNNDPGMIMTSGSRSVEPPVSHAITSRRFSYPNSPVHHVQQMNQANNSSPNKKTPSPSGPSPSECEGNGITPPSLTQHFAQSLNMTDPSNPATPDQGSTSSGNRWKGSITQGVPSRTFVAPSGRNSVQGLTRGHSLKSPSKQSTKPLLTGNDLMAGNSLSNILAHSQSYDEAFANHSSNLPNFGKFPLTSCQDHFISLPPTDVGPNPEICVTNVMGDEMKVVFNNGQPLDPQQQANLFLQHQQMQHHYQRHVFPQAAAGVYSAEPMDETS
- the LOC131886317 gene encoding 3'-5' exoribonuclease 1-like — protein: MEGPIMIYSMTDKESRDILKALTRSPKKVKNRTMSSENQENLVLERSDQENRMSSASAMGEYQNTQSHPVYSAISFINGQINRMDLNDLKQKCKQNNLDCHGKREAVKRRLKEYYKAQKLIEAGLLEPSVNRNVDYFVVIDFEATCEERNPPGYQHEIIEFPAVLVSSADPPHIVDIFHAYCKPTINPKLSEFCRTLTGIEQSLVDGSQTFSEVHQQFQVWLHEKHQCGTKYSYSIVTDGPFDMGRFLFLQTQHLRAEYPDYGLYWVNLRKCFANFYKGDFYSSTSSHQKLPGLQDMLYSLEMEFQGQPHSGLDDARNIARVLIRLISDRAFVRTNEKIVLTGNRNAHPTPHNYHARLQSVTAVTRKEAEAIYKSQKQAKNSFKEQDALQADA